The following is a genomic window from Thermodesulfobacteriota bacterium.
CCAGATATAGGCGTAAAGTCCTTCAGCGATCTTCATCGGCTTGGCCTCGCCCGAAGTTGGTAAGGAATCCTCCTTTGAGATTTATCAAGAAAAAGTTGAAGTTTCAAGCCTCCCTCTTGTATGATTTAAAAAAGAGACCCGATGGAGGCGGCCATGATCTTTAAACAGTTTGAGGTGGGAAGCTTTTCGGTTTTCTGCTATCTGATTGGAGATGAAGGGACGGGGGAAGCCCTCTTCATCGACCCGGCGGACGATATCGATGACCTCCTCAGGGAGGCCAGGAAGAAGGGGGCGACTCAGATCAAATATATCATCAACACCCATGCCCATGTGGACCATATCATGGGCAATGCCGAGATGAAGCGGAAGACGGGGGCTAAAATTGTGATCCATGAAAAGGACGCCCCGTTCCTCACCCGCACCCCTCCAGAACTCCTCATGATGTTCCGGGCGACCCCCTCTCCACCGGCCGACCTTCTGGTGAAAGACGGGGATATCCTCCGGGTGGGAGAGATCGAACTGAAGGTCATCCATACCCCTGGCCACTCTCCGGGAGGGATATCGCTCTACGTGGACGGAATGGTCTTCACGGGCGATACCCTCTTTGTAGGCTCTGTCGGTAGGACCGATTTCCCGGGAAGCTCCTGGGAGGTGATGGAGACCTCCATCCGGAAGAGGCTCTATACGTTGCCCGGAGAAACCGTGGTCTATCCTGGCCACAATTACGGACCCACCCCCAGTTCCACGATCCAGCACGAAAGGCGTCACAACCCCTTTGTCAGGGGCTGAGGACTCGCTTGACCTCTTCGCCGGAAATGGTATAAATAAGGCAGGGAAAGTTCGTCGGGGAAAGAGAACCTCCCCGCGCCGGAAGGAAAGGAAAATCCTCTTGGAGGATTGAGCCAGGCCGAGACGGAGATGGGCGATGGAGGAGAAAAAAAGCGAGATCACTTACGAAGAGTTTCAAAAGGTTGCTTCCGATTACGGAGAGGTCAGCGGACAGGATCTTCTCACCGATCCGGCCACCCTTGAAAAGGTGAGGGAGCGTGCCGAAGGCGAAA
Proteins encoded in this region:
- a CDS encoding MBL fold metallo-hydrolase, whose translation is MEAAMIFKQFEVGSFSVFCYLIGDEGTGEALFIDPADDIDDLLREARKKGATQIKYIINTHAHVDHIMGNAEMKRKTGAKIVIHEKDAPFLTRTPPELLMMFRATPSPPADLLVKDGDILRVGEIELKVIHTPGHSPGGISLYVDGMVFTGDTLFVGSVGRTDFPGSSWEVMETSIRKRLYTLPGETVVYPGHNYGPTPSSTIQHERRHNPFVRG